A single genomic interval of Pseudorasbora parva isolate DD20220531a chromosome 21, ASM2467924v1, whole genome shotgun sequence harbors:
- the trim16 gene encoding tripartite motif-containing protein 16: MGDMVLTAVPPASSMASDKLMQKKSNLKSTEQEKIQVNGTPETEGERDSKITEESKIQEDLQESEDPQKPQDEEQPLGPDDVACDSCIDRPCLAKKSCLTCLVSYCEAHLRPHLENVKFQSHKLVEPLRDIERRTCETHRGPLELYCLADARCVCPECASEEHRGHNAVPITEARRKIEKELHDKRTDMMKTVTAAENAINKLQVNTVSIEASVKDVRGVIVEQFDVLLAAVEQVKKEVNEILDAEERQALRQAEGIRVHLEQRCIELKKTQGRVEKITKNKNDIDFLQEYSEWKKEAVDVSLPGVYIGLMDRLQLFSRVITQSTKEMCTNLLTSYTSKLRDTCKNDNMGIKTTVYAMIAAKQNLSIPNPKTRDDFLKYVMPLNLDADTAHQFLRLTEERKKVTNTTPWQHSYPDLPERFSHFKQVLTVESFYMGRHYFEVDMRGEGTHVGLTYKSIDRKGTESNSCITGNNFSWCLQWNGRGFSAWHSDVEAPLSSPKATRVGVYVDYSSGVLAFYDVENGMAVIHKYQAQFLEPLYPAFWLSKKENVVFLEPTGASTTSPIPSPE, encoded by the exons ATGGGCGACATGGTGCTGACAGCAGTTCCGCCAGCATCCAGCATGGCTTCAGATAAACTCATGCAGAAGAAGAGCAATCTGAAGTCTACAGAGCAGGAGAAGATTCAGGTGAATGGAACTCCAGAGACAGAAGGAGAAAGGGACAGCAAGATCACCGAGGAAAGCAAGATTCAAGAAGACCTCCAGGAGTCAGAGGACCCCCAGAAGCCCCAGGATGAAGAGCAGCCGCTGGGGCCGGATGATGTCGCGTGTGACTCCTGCATCGACCGCCCGTGTCTTGCCAAAAAGTCGTGCTTGACCTGCCTGGTGTCGTACTGCGAGGCGCACCTGAGACCGCACCTGGAGAACGTCAAGTTTCAGAGCCACAAGCTGGTGGAGCCGCTGCGGGACATCGAGAGACGCACGTGTGAGACGCACCGCGGGCCGCTGGAGCTGTACTGCCTCGCCGACGCGCGTTGCGTGTGTCCGGAGTGCGCGTCGGAGGAACACCGCGGGCACAACGCAGTGCCCATCACCGAGGCTCGCCGGAAAATTGAG AAGGAGCTTCATGACAAACGGACAGACATGATGAAGACGGTCACAGCAGCGGAAAACGCCATTAATAAGTTACAGGTCAACACCGTGTCTATAGAG GCGTCTGTGAAGGACGTGCGAGGAGTGATCGTGGAGCAGTTCGACGTGCTGCTGGCGGCCGTGGAGCAGGTGAAGAAGGAGGTGAACGAGATTCTGGACGCGGAGGAACGGCAAGCGCTGCGGCAGGCGGAAGGAATCCGAGTTCATCTGGAGCAGCGCTGCATTGAGCTGAAGAAAACTCAGGGTCGGGTCGAGAAAATCACCAAGAACAAAAATGACATCGACTTCCTGCAG GAGTATTCAGAGTGGAAAAAGGAAGCTGTTGATGTGTCTTTACCTGGTGTTTATATCGGCCTCATGGATCGACTGCAGTTGTTCAGCCGTGTTATCACACAGTCCACCAAAGAGATGTGCACCAACCTGCTGACCTCATACACCAGCAAACTCAGAGACACCTGTAAAAACG ATAACATGGGCATAAAGACGACCGTTTATGCCATGATCGCTGCAAAACAGAACTTGTCAATTCCGAACCCGAAGACCAGAGACGACTTCCTCAAAT ACGTCATGCCTCTGAACCTCGATGCAGACACGGCTCATCAGTTCCTGCGTCTGACAGAGGAACGGAAGAAGGTCACAAACACGACGCCGTGGCAGCACAGCTATCCAGACCTTCCAGAGCGCTTCAGCCACTTCAAACAGGTGCTGACGGTCGAGAGCTTCTACATGGGACGCCATTACTTCGAGGTGGACATGAGAGGAGAAGGAACTCACGTCGGCCTGACGTACAAGAGCATCGATCGCAAGGGCACCGAGAGCAACAGCTGCATCACAGGAAACAACTTCTCCTGGTGTCTGCAGTGGAACGGACGAGGCTTCTCCGCGTGGCACAGCGATGTGGAGGCGCCGCTCAGCAGCCCTAAAGCCACACGGGTCGGCGTGTACGTGGATTACTCCAGCGGAGTGCTGGCTTTCTACGACGTGGAGAACGGCATGGCGGTCATCCACAAGTATCAGGCTCAGTTTCTGGAGCCGCTATACCCTGCGTTCTGGCTTTCCAAGAAGGAGAACGTGGTTTTTCTGGAGCCCACAGGAGCGTCAACAACATCTCCCATTCCCTCTCCCGAATAA
- the tvp23b gene encoding Golgi apparatus membrane protein TVP23 homolog B translates to MRLDPNEDDDVSLFDAEEDSATRKSKIKHPLASFFHLFFRVSAILVYLLCGLFGGSFIACMVTIILLLSCDFWTVKNITGRLMVGLRWWNQVDDDGKSHWVFESRKATGTQSSASRTSNAESRIFWLGLIVCPIIWVIFAFSTLISLKLKWLAVVIMGVVLQGANLYGYVRCKVGARTNLKNMATNYFGRQFLKQAFTKQEES, encoded by the exons ATGAGGCTG GACCCAAATGAAGATGACGATGTGTCGTTATTTGATGCTGAGGAAGATTCAGCCACAAGAAAGAGCAAAATCAA GCATCCGCTGGCGTCCTTCTTCCACCTGTTCTTCCGGGTCAGTGCCATCCTGGTCTACCTGCTGTGTGGTTTATTTGGCGGAAGCTTCATCGCCTGTATGGTCACCATCATCCTCCTCCTGTCATGTGACTTCTGGACTGTGAAG AATATCACAGGACGTTTGATGGTGGGTCTGCGGTGGTGGAATCAAGTGGATGACGATGGAAAAAGCCATTGGGTGTTTGAATCCAGAAAG gcCACCGGGACTCAGTCTTCAGCATCACGCACCTCAAACGCAGAGTCTCGTATCTTCTGGCTAGGTCTGATCGTCTGCCCCATCATCTGGGTCATTTTTGCTTTCTCTACACTCATCTCCCTCAAGTTAAAATGGCTG GCGGTGGTGATTATGGGAGTGGTGTTACAGGGAGCGAACCTCTACGGATATGTGCGCTGTAAAGTGGGAGCCAGAACAAACCTGAAGAACATGGCAACAAATTACTTTGGAAGGCAGTTTCTGAAGCAG gctTTCACCAAACAAGAGGAATCTTAG